The segment CCCCTACCGTAAGATCGCCCGCTTTGATGGCAGATTCAATCTCATCCTTCAGCGGCCCGGAGTTGCCGATACAGGTAGTACAGCCGTAGCCGACCAGGTTGAAGCCCAGCTTATCCAGATAAGCGGTAAGCTGCGCGACGGCTAAATAGTCTGAGACCACTTTGGAGCCGGGCGCCAGTGACGCCTTCACCCACGGCTTGCGTTTCAGCCCGCGCCCGACCGCCTTTTTCGCCAGCAGCCCGGCGGCCATCAATACGCTGGGGTTAGACGTATTCGTACAGGAGGTGATCGCACTGATGACCACCGCGCCGTCAGTCAGCGTGTGAGTCAGTCCTGTGTCGCTGTCCGTATATTCGACGTTTTTGTGCGGCTTCTGTGCGTGATTAACTTCCAGCGCATTGCTGGCGTCGAAGGCGGCAGGCACATCGCCCAGCGAAACCCGATCCTGCGGACGCTTAGGCCCGGCCAGACTCGATTCGACATCGTTCATATCCAGCGCCAGCGTACTGGTGAAGCGCGGCTCATCGCCGGCATGACGCCACAATCCCTGCGCTTTGGTGTAGGCTTCGACCAGCGCCACCTGCTCAGCATCGCGGCCGGTCAGCGTCATATAGCTCAGCGTCACGTCATCCACCGGGAAGAAGCCACAGGTTGCGCCATATTCCGGTGCCATGTTGGCAATGGTCGCGCGATCTGCCAGCGGCAGATCCGCCAGGCCATCGCCATAAAACTCCACAAACTTGCCTACCACGCCATGCTTGCGCAGCATCTGGGTCACGGTGAGCACGAGATCGGTAGCGGTAATGCCCGGCCTCAGTTTGCCGGTGAGTTTAAAACCGACCACATCCGGGATCAGCATTGAGACAGGCTGCCCCAGCATGGCGGCTTCGGCTTCGATACCCCCGACGCCCCACCCCAGCACGCCCAGCGCGTTGATCATGGTGGTATGTGAATCCGTGCCGACCAGCGTATCCGGCCAGGCGTACTCTTCCCCGTCGCGGGTCTCGTGCCAGATCGCCTTACCGAGGTACTCCAGGTTGACCTGATGACAGATACCGGTACCCGGCGGCACCACGCGGAATTTATCAAAGGCTTTCTGGCCCCAGCGAAGAAAAACGTAGCGTTCATGGTTGCGTTCCATCTCCAGCCGGACATTCTCTTCGAACGCGTCATCATCGCCAAAATGATCCACCGTAACCGAATGGTCGATAACCAGGTCGACCGGGGAAAGCGGATTCACTTTTGCCACATCGCCACCCAGACGATTCACCGCTTCGCGCATCGCCGCCAGGTCAACGACGGCGGGGACGCCGGTGAAGTCCTGCATCAGAACACGGGCTGGCCGGTAGGCAATTTCGCGATCGGCGTGGGCATCGGTTTGCCAGTCCACCAGCGCCTGGATGTCCTCTGCGGTGACAGAGTCGCCATCCTGCCAGCGCAGCAGGTTTTCCAGCAGAACTTTGAGAGATTTGGGCAGTTTATCGATATTGCCGAGATGCTGAGCCGCACGGGGAAGACTGAAGATGTGATATTTTTTGGTGTCGACCTGCAGTATTTCCTGACTCTGCTCGCGTAGGGTAGACGACATAGCTCCTCCTTTTCGTTCATGGTCTTAACCTCAAAGAGACAAAGGTTTATGTTAAAGATAGACCACAAATTCGTTAACGTTTTGATTACAACACAAATTGCTACAATCGCCGTAAACGAAAATGCCCCGTGAAATCACGAGGCATCATAAAAGAGGGGGTATTCAGATTAGAGGGTTATCCACACCGCCGCAGACCAGAACGCAAAAGAGAATGCATACGCGCTAAGCCAGGACATTTTAATAATATTCATTGTATCTACTCCTTCGCCGGAATCGGGCGTAAAAGTTTAGCGGTCGTCCTCAATGAGGCGACACCCTTTTGTCGTACAGGTGTGGAGATCGGCAGCCAGAAAGCGTGCCCAGAACATCGGTAATAAAAGAACAGTGACAAATAAACGGTCTTAAAACCTTATTTGTTTTTAGGGTCCAGAAAAGACTCAATAAAAAGTCTCTGGTTATCACTCAAATCCCACGATTCGGGGATAGACACTTTTTCGTCCTTTGCAAGCGGTTCTTTGCCTTTACAGGCAACCGGCTTGTGCTGGCGCGACGTCAGTGAAGGTTTATGGCTGAGTGTATGTGCCCACATGGCTTTAGCCCCAAATACGCCAGATCATTAACGCGACGACTACCCAGAACAGCGCAGAAGCAGCGAATACGGTTAACCAGGCATTGCGACGGGTGTTGCCGGTACGCTCAACCTTGGTGCTTTTTACCGGGAAACCCGGTTCTACTGTCAGTCGTGTATTCATAGTTTTTGATAATCACTCTCAACAAAATGATTGATAACAACGATTAAGATTTAGGAGGAATCCTAAACGCGTTAAGGCCAAAAATCCAGTTATTTTTATTGAGTAAAACGATTAACGGTATTAATCAATAGACGCCAGTAACGTAAGAAACCATTAACTCCGGAACGAACTTTTAATTAAATCAGGCACTCAA is part of the Pantoea sp. Ep11b genome and harbors:
- the acnA gene encoding aconitate hydratase AcnA, which produces MSSTLREQSQEILQVDTKKYHIFSLPRAAQHLGNIDKLPKSLKVLLENLLRWQDGDSVTAEDIQALVDWQTDAHADREIAYRPARVLMQDFTGVPAVVDLAAMREAVNRLGGDVAKVNPLSPVDLVIDHSVTVDHFGDDDAFEENVRLEMERNHERYVFLRWGQKAFDKFRVVPPGTGICHQVNLEYLGKAIWHETRDGEEYAWPDTLVGTDSHTTMINALGVLGWGVGGIEAEAAMLGQPVSMLIPDVVGFKLTGKLRPGITATDLVLTVTQMLRKHGVVGKFVEFYGDGLADLPLADRATIANMAPEYGATCGFFPVDDVTLSYMTLTGRDAEQVALVEAYTKAQGLWRHAGDEPRFTSTLALDMNDVESSLAGPKRPQDRVSLGDVPAAFDASNALEVNHAQKPHKNVEYTDSDTGLTHTLTDGAVVISAITSCTNTSNPSVLMAAGLLAKKAVGRGLKRKPWVKASLAPGSKVVSDYLAVAQLTAYLDKLGFNLVGYGCTTCIGNSGPLKDEIESAIKAGDLTVGAVLSGNRNFEGRIHPLIKTNWLASPPLVVAYALAGNMKINLQTEPLGHDPQGQPVYLKDIWPSPEEIATAVQQVTSDMFHKEYAEVFDGTPDWQEIKVSEAATYDWDEGSTYIRLSPFFDTMQKEPEPVQDIRGARVLAMLGDSVTTDHISPAGSIKAESPAGRYLLAHGVERTDFNSYGSRRGNHEVMMRGTFANIRIRNEMVPGVEGGYTRHYPSGEQLAIYDAAMKYQAEGVPLAVIAGLEYGSGSSRDWAAKGPRLQGVRVVIAESFERIHRSNLIGMGILPLEFPQGVTRKTLGLTGEERIDVENLQALTPGCRVKVTLTRADGSKEELDTRCRIDTGNELTYYRNDGILHYVIRNMLN
- a CDS encoding YmiA family putative membrane protein; its protein translation is MNTRLTVEPGFPVKSTKVERTGNTRRNAWLTVFAASALFWVVVALMIWRIWG